A window of Prevotella fusca JCM 17724 genomic DNA:
ATAGAGAAGATGATGCCCGGATACTTACGGCTTGACGGACGGATTTCCTCAACGTTCAGACGCTCCAACATCTTCTTACGTGATGTTGTCTGCTTACTCTTGGCAACATTGGCAGAGAAACGGCGGATGAATTCCTCCAGCTGTTTCTTCTTCTCTTCTGCCTTCATCTTCTGGTTCTGAGCCTGACGCAATGCCAGCTGTGAACTCTCATACCAGAATGAGTAGTTACCTGCAAAGACGGTTACCTTGCCGAAGTCGATATCAATTGTCTGTGTGCTGACCGAGTCAAGGAAGTGACGGTCGTGCGAAACAACCAACACTGTCTGGTGTTCGTCAATCTCGCCGAGATAATCCTCCAGCCACTCAACGGTCTCAAGGTCAAGGTCGTTGGTAGGCTCATCAAGCAAAAGGTTCTCTGGCTTACCGAAGAGAGCCTTTGCCAACATGACACGCACCTTCTCTGTGTTTGACAGTTGCGACATCTGCTTCTGGTGCAGGTCGTCCTTGATGCCAAGGTTCTGCAGAAGCTGTGCAGCATTGCTTTCAGCCTCCCATCCGTTCATCTCAGCAAACTTCAGTTCCAGGTCAGCAGCACGGTTACCATCTTCCTCGGTCATCTCTGGCTTGGCGTAAAGTTCCTCACGTTCCTTCATGTTCTGCCAAAGTGACTCATGTCCCATGAGGACAGTGTCCATCACCTTATACTCATCATATTTGAAGTGGTCCTGCTCCAATACAGACAGACGCTCTCCCGACCCCAGCTCTACTGTTCCCTTGTTAGGCTCCAAGTCGCCTGAGATGGCACGGAGCAAGGTAGATTTACCGGCACCATTGGCACCTATGACTCCGTAAATATTACCTGGTGTAAACTTCAGATTGACATCCTTGTAGAGAACTCTCTTGCCGAATTGGATAGCAAGATTTGAAAGTGTAATCATCTTTTTCTAATACCTTATTATATAATAATTTGGCTGCAAAGGTACTATTTTTATTTCACATGACAAAATCTCATCCTTGCTTCTACTGACGTTACTTACTAAAAACTTCCCACTCTGATTTGGTGATGTAGCAAGACAGTATAAAGATTGGTTCTTCCAGCGTTTGTATTGATAAAGCCTACAAAGAATAGACGTAAACCACTGAACTTATCACACGATTATTTTAAATTCATTTTGCTGTCATTTTAACATTTTGCGTAAACACCTTGTAAGCTAATCAGTTAAATGTTCATGATGTGTGACAGAAGTGACAGGAAAGTCTGTTTTGAAATAATCGGTTATGAACTCTCTCACCATACAAGAAAAGACAAGTATATAGAGTCTTATCATCTCTCCACTTACCGTTCGAAGATCATATTGAGAGTCTTATTCTGTTTTTCGTTTTGCCTTTAACCCAAATCGGCCGTTAGACTACAATGCGTTCATTATGAATCGTATTGTTTTCTGACAGCCGATTTGAATGTTACGAGGCTAAACAATAGAAAAGAGCCATATCAGAACTCGTAATTAGAGTTTGATATGGCACTTTTATACCCAATGATTATAATCTATAACTTTTTGATATGTGCATTATAGTTTTAACACACCCACATCAGTTCTCTGCTTTACTCTGCGGTCCACAGACGCATTCCCTTGTAACGGTTAAGACCTCCATATACATCAGCACAGCCCATATGACCTTCTACAGGATAGAAATAGAGATAATATGCACCTCTGGTAGCTACAGTTGGATTGCCATTCATTGGAGTCGGAGTGCTCGTCCAATAGGCACCATAGGTTCCGATACCAGAGAGTGTTCCATTATCATAACTTCCCAAAGCAGGAAGGAAGAAATAATCATCAATGCGGCTCGGTCGCCCTGTAGGGACATTGTGATTAAGAATATTACAAGATATATCTTTAGTCGTATAATTATTGCCATCAGAAGAATTATTAGAACTGAAGCTGTTAATCTTATTCTTTTTCTTAAACCACATTCCACCTACGTATATGTGTCCCATGACTGTCCAAAGCTCTTCATTATCCCAATGGGGATTACCGCCTGTTATATACCAGGAAAGCTCATTTACGTTTGGACAATTTATACAACTGCGTTCAGCCCCTCCTGCAGAGAATGCCTTTTCGTTGTACCAACGAGAGTCTGTTACACTCCGTGGGTAATAAAATGAATTACTCTGTCCATTAATGGCAGGCTGGTAATTTTCTTTACCTTTCCAGTAGTCCTGATCATTCCTGGCATCCCACATATAATACTTAGAACTATAGTCTTTTGGATCCAGATTAGCAGTGATATCATAAATCATACCAGTCTCACAGTTGACTTTAACAGTCTTGGTAACAGTACCTTCAAGCGCAGGTCCTCCATAAGGAAAAGGAATGTCTTTTTTATTACGGAGCCAATAGCGTATGGTCAGGGAATGTTGTCCTGGAGCAATGACAATATAAGAACCGTTTACAGAAAGATCGGCCTGACTGTTTGTTACAGGAAAACCGTCACGACCATCCAAGGTAAGCGTGATCTTTTTGGAACCGCCAAATTTTGGAGAAGGCGAAAGCGTTCCATTAGCAAAATCGTAGGTACCAGCAATTTCATCCTCTGATATGACTTCAATCTTAAACAACCTACTGTTCTTTACATATTTATTTGATGTTCGTGGTTGGAAGCAAAGATAGGATGCTTTGTGTTTAAGTCTGAATTTCAACTGGTTGCCATTACCTGAAGCTATGGCACTTCCACAGTCACCAGACGTGCCGGCATGGGTGAAGTCGTTAGGCTTTTCCTGCTTCTGGTCAGAGCTAATAGTCACTTCTGTACCTGATGCGCTATTAGCACCTGTGTAATGTATTTCACAGTCATTCTTGAAAGATCCGATAATAGAAAAAAGACCACGAGTCTTGTCTTTGTTAAGTTTTCCTTCCGAGCTCTCTTG
This region includes:
- a CDS encoding ABC-F family ATP-binding cassette domain-containing protein gives rise to the protein MITLSNLAIQFGKRVLYKDVNLKFTPGNIYGVIGANGAGKSTLLRAISGDLEPNKGTVELGSGERLSVLEQDHFKYDEYKVMDTVLMGHESLWQNMKEREELYAKPEMTEEDGNRAADLELKFAEMNGWEAESNAAQLLQNLGIKDDLHQKQMSQLSNTEKVRVMLAKALFGKPENLLLDEPTNDLDLETVEWLEDYLGEIDEHQTVLVVSHDRHFLDSVSTQTIDIDFGKVTVFAGNYSFWYESSQLALRQAQNQKMKAEEKKKQLEEFIRRFSANVAKSKQTTSRKKMLERLNVEEIRPSSRKYPGIIFSMEREPGNQILEVENLKAVDSDGTVLFDNVNFNIEKGQKVVFLSRNSKAMTALFEIINGNREADGGTYNWGVTITTAYLPLDNTTFFDCDLNLVDWLSQYGPGNEVAMKGFLGRMLFKQEEVEKKVNVLSGGEKMRCMIARMQLQNANCLILDTPTNHLDLESIQAFNNNLVGFKGNILFSSHDHEFINTVADRIIELTPNGTIDKLMSYDEYIHDDQIKEQKAGMY